A region of Deltaproteobacteria bacterium DNA encodes the following proteins:
- a CDS encoding cation-translocating P-type ATPase: MKNTISIEGMHCASCVGRIEKAVSALPGLKKINVDLLGKTAQVEFDENILEVSTLSHEIQKLGFSSSVTPIETAVHLNPQGGHLKISLVFSFIFFIPLMLLAMPDIFHGLDFIDFKIRFLIQFVLCTLILLISGKRFLGGLFRFFFRLQADMDSLIGLGVFSAYLYSSTVFFQSLRHPAVPLHALSLYFESAAGVTCFVLLGTYLESLAKAKTQTALLKLSQLQIPQARLLQGDREQWVAVEELRVGDEVLIKPGETIPADGEVIKGLSEVDESMRSGEPLPLEKTKGDKVWVGCRNGNGFLRIKILKVASESSLSQMMAWVKEAFASKAPVAKLADKVSAIFVPLVLFLALTVFSTWYWFFHKPLSVALLHFVSILVVACPCALGLATPTALVVGMGRAALAGILFKSGQALESLSKINAFLFDKTGTLTQGHPLLQKVILAPACPWDRDKLVQIAASIEQASEHRLAEAFGQAAQQKKMDLLPLEQFRSFPGKGLMAALEGENFYLGNEAFLIEQGLEISLLLKDQLKDFSDSSSICLYLASSKGSLAVFILQDLVKKDARLLLQSLILKNYEVGILSGDRLENTKEVAVDLGVTQVYAGQKPEDKLHIIQQWKKSYGWVAMVGDGLNDAPALAASDLGISFSSGTEIAREAAEVVLIRPSMMALWEAILFSKKTLQVIRQNLFWAFIYNLLLIPLASGFLDCWIPFHLTPMGASLAMVFSSLSVVLNSLRLRKMKI, from the coding sequence ATGAAAAATACTATTTCCATTGAAGGCATGCACTGTGCCTCCTGCGTGGGCCGTATCGAAAAAGCCGTTTCGGCTTTGCCAGGTCTCAAAAAAATCAATGTCGATCTCTTGGGTAAAACGGCTCAGGTGGAGTTTGATGAAAATATTTTGGAAGTTTCGACCCTAAGTCATGAAATACAAAAACTGGGTTTTTCTTCGAGTGTGACCCCCATTGAAACAGCAGTGCATCTGAATCCGCAAGGGGGGCATTTAAAAATTTCGCTTGTTTTTTCTTTTATTTTTTTCATTCCTTTAATGCTCTTGGCGATGCCGGATATTTTTCATGGTCTTGATTTTATCGATTTTAAAATCCGTTTTTTGATTCAGTTTGTCCTTTGTACCCTCATCCTCCTTATTTCAGGCAAACGTTTTCTGGGCGGGCTTTTTCGTTTTTTCTTTCGCCTTCAGGCGGATATGGACAGTCTGATTGGCTTGGGAGTTTTCAGTGCTTATCTCTACAGTTCCACTGTATTTTTTCAATCTCTGCGTCATCCTGCTGTGCCTCTTCATGCACTCTCTTTGTATTTTGAATCGGCGGCGGGAGTCACTTGCTTTGTGTTGCTGGGCACTTACCTGGAATCTCTGGCCAAGGCAAAAACACAGACCGCGCTTTTAAAATTGTCTCAACTTCAAATTCCTCAAGCGAGACTCCTGCAGGGCGATAGAGAGCAGTGGGTGGCAGTGGAAGAATTGAGAGTAGGAGATGAAGTATTGATTAAGCCCGGCGAAACCATTCCCGCCGATGGGGAAGTGATCAAAGGCTTAAGCGAAGTGGATGAATCGATGCGTAGTGGAGAACCTCTTCCTTTAGAGAAAACAAAAGGCGATAAGGTATGGGTGGGTTGTCGCAATGGAAATGGTTTTTTACGAATCAAAATTTTAAAAGTAGCCTCAGAGTCCAGCCTCTCTCAAATGATGGCCTGGGTAAAAGAGGCCTTCGCCTCAAAAGCCCCTGTGGCCAAACTGGCGGACAAGGTCTCTGCTATTTTTGTCCCCCTGGTTTTATTTTTAGCCTTAACTGTATTTAGTACTTGGTATTGGTTTTTTCATAAGCCCTTGTCTGTGGCCCTGCTGCATTTTGTCTCCATTTTGGTGGTGGCCTGTCCCTGTGCCCTGGGCCTGGCGACGCCCACTGCTTTGGTGGTGGGGATGGGAAGGGCGGCTCTGGCGGGGATTTTATTCAAGTCGGGTCAGGCGCTCGAGAGTTTGTCTAAAATCAATGCGTTTCTGTTTGATAAAACGGGCACCCTCACTCAAGGTCATCCCTTGTTGCAAAAAGTGATACTTGCCCCCGCTTGTCCTTGGGACAGGGACAAGCTGGTTCAAATTGCGGCAAGCATTGAACAGGCCTCCGAGCACCGTTTGGCAGAGGCCTTTGGCCAGGCGGCCCAGCAAAAGAAGATGGATCTGTTGCCCTTGGAGCAATTTCGATCTTTCCCTGGAAAAGGTCTGATGGCTGCGTTGGAAGGAGAAAACTTTTACTTGGGCAACGAGGCCTTTTTGATAGAACAGGGTTTAGAAATTTCGCTGCTATTAAAAGATCAATTAAAAGATTTTAGTGATTCGAGTTCCATCTGTTTGTATCTTGCCTCCAGCAAGGGCAGTCTGGCTGTTTTTATTTTGCAAGATTTAGTCAAGAAAGATGCCAGGTTATTGTTGCAGAGTTTAATCCTAAAAAATTATGAGGTGGGAATTTTAAGTGGTGACCGCCTGGAGAATACCAAGGAAGTCGCTGTAGATTTGGGCGTAACTCAGGTGTACGCGGGACAAAAGCCTGAAGACAAACTGCATATCATTCAGCAATGGAAAAAATCCTACGGTTGGGTGGCGATGGTGGGAGATGGCTTGAACGATGCCCCCGCTTTGGCGGCTTCGGATTTGGGAATTTCCTTTTCTTCGGGCACCGAAATCGCCCGTGAAGCAGCCGAAGTGGTTTTGATTCGGCCTTCGATGATGGCGCTTTGGGAAGCTATTCTGTTTTCCAAAAAAACTCTTCAGGTGATCCGACAAAATTTATTTTGGGCCTTTATTTACAATTTGCTGCTGATTCCCTTGGCGAGTGGTTTTTTAGACTGCTGGATTCCCTTTCACCTCACTCCCATGGGCGCTTCACTGGCCATGGTCTTCTCCTCGTTGAGCGTGGTGTTGAATAGTTTAAGGTTGAGGAAGATGAAGATTTAA